A stretch of the Drosophila sulfurigaster albostrigata strain 15112-1811.04 chromosome 2L, ASM2355843v2, whole genome shotgun sequence genome encodes the following:
- the LOC133839258 gene encoding acyl-coenzyme A diphosphatase NUDT19 isoform X1: protein MASVTKYRTSASLILVAPPSTASGSNDYNLLMLKRSDATAIVQNQCVFPGGMLDIVGDESVAWLEYFDQFGVPEVALRRLVLISDHRPGLLAPQGNGCYDRFFKRTKIWAREIILRLTALRECFEEVGILLCRTREQLAHLNDDHLLAQFQQNFDRDAWQRRVHNKPSEFLDLCRELKVVPDLWALQEWSAWASPAIIKKGHETAFFMAFVNTQPSLHVEPSEVKDCLWNTPKELLTLYHHGELWFLPPQIYELSRLLGIEDYKKLHAFAVQRSKLGATLFLPVVYSCSDSMVYALPGDEFYVPEPHLVSDVISFPGTASDLRSRSKRIHRYEYKNQTAMELYLNFEAPNGHLAPQKFSFELHKL, encoded by the exons atggCATCTGTTACAAAATATCGCACATCGGCGAGTCTCATTTTGGTTGCGCCGCCATCAACGGCATCAGGTAGCAACGATTATAAT CTGCTTATGCTGAAACGTAGCGATGCCACGGCCATAGTACAAAATCAGTGCGTTTTCCCTGGCGGCATGTTGGACATCGTTGGCGATGAAAGCGTTGCTTGGCTGGAATACTTCGATCAATTTGGTGTCCCAGAAGTTGCACTGCGTCGTTTGGTGCTAATCAGTGATCATCGACCTGGATTGTTGGCGCCCCAGGGCAACGGTTGCTATGATCGTTTCTTTAAACGTACAAAAATTTGGGCACG AGAGATAATACTACGTTTAACTGCACTGCGTGAATGCTTCGAGGAAGTTGGAATTCTTTTGTGTCGGACACGAGAGCAACTGGCGCATCTTAATGATGATCATCTGTTGGCGCAGTTCCAGCAAAACTTTGATCGGGACGCGTGGCAACGACGTGTTCATAACAAACCCAGCGAATTTCTTGATCTGTGTCGGGAATTAAAAGTGGTTCCAGATTTGTGGGCACTACAGGAGTGGTCTGCTTGGGCTAGTCCAGCTATTATCAAAAAAGG CCATGAGACGGCTTTCTTTATGGCTTTTGTGAATACTCAACCTAGTCTACATGTGGAACCCTCTGAAGTCAAAGATTGCCTG tggAACACACCCAAGGAACTGTTAACTCTATATCACCATGGAGAGCTGTGGTTTTTGCCACCACAAATCTATGAACTGTCGCGTCTGCTGGGCATTGAAGATTATAAGAAACTTCACGCGTTCGCTGTTCAGCGTAGTAAGCTGGGAGCTACTTTGTTTTTACCTGTCGTTTATAGTTGCAGCGATAGCATGGTTTATGCGCTGCCAG GTGACGAGTTTTATGTGCCTGAGCCGCATTTGGTCAGCGATGTAATTAGTTTTCCAGGGACAGCTTCTGATCTTAGATCCCGTTCCAAGCGTATACATCGTTATGAGTATAAAAACCAGACGGCTATGGAActgtatttaaatttcgaaGCCCCAAATGGACATTTGGCTCCCCAGAAGTTTTCTTTCGAGTTGCATAAGCTTTAA
- the LOC133839247 gene encoding uncharacterized protein LOC133839247, which produces MQIYNNSTYIFQSNNSNMKLFATIISLACIFCAGSIGASDVHQIEELLTENNKHLADTQVLMSHVDATNKRIKEDIEKQQVWIVAIKNVDVLLAKLNEFLDVQSIVVLEALHNITHKAEGYTERLSKDLFGLAQLQLSTKQQIVSLEQKMEAYQKHVLLNARRIDNNILELTKLITRAVLPQLNGLQCSFDSLETSQINVEVELKGLERIKDVSDDTNSKLNTLGEQLRSLNRTQHTGLIALSSAVKQLKPLSSWHIESALRELIISQKRIELDLEACQKHSPPPFSIPDIPVSYDESYEPQTTKVHARNQAGKQVDLVQAWSIKEPSQQSSSSFYASAYANAPQSKPKPANRNYGASPAKPEPGHAVSWQQPLPWESYAAAPAPSPKPKQSGAGRKRPAPNSKPCAQQQSPNPSHYAPAASYEAPPPQSHSRQEYQQKGSKPGQAISWYSVDAQADSY; this is translated from the exons atgcaaatttacaacaattcAACTTACATCTTCCAAAGCAACAATAGTAACATGAAACTATTTGCAACAATCATCTCGTTGGCATGCATTTTCTGCGCCGGCAGCATTGGTGCAAGCGACGTGCATCAAATTGAGGAGCTTCTAACGGAGAATAACAAGCATTTGGCCGACACTCAGGTGCTAATGAGCCACGTCGATGCCACTAATAAACGTATTAAAGAGGACattgaaaaacaacaagtcTGGATAGTTGCCATCAAAAATGTGGACGTTCTCTTGGCCAAGCTCAACGAGTTTCTGGATGTACAATCTATTGTAGTGTTGGAGGCTTTGCACAATATAACACACAAGGCAGAAGGCTATACCGAACGTTTGTCCAAGGATCTCTTTGGACTAGCGCAATTGCAGTTGTCGACTAAGCAACAAATCGTCAGTTTAGAGCAGAAGATGGAAGCCTACCAGAAGCACGTGCTGCTCAATGCTCGCCGCATTGACAACAACATCTTGGAGCTGACGAAACTGATTACACGCGCTGTGCTGCCGCAGCTCAATGGACTGCAATGCTCCTTCGATAGTCTGGAAACGTCGCAGATCAACGTTGAGGTAGAACTGAAGGGTCTCGAACGCATAAAGGACGTCAGCGACGATACGAACAGCAAGCTCAACACTCTGGGCGAGCAACTGCGCAGCCTGAATCGCACCCAGCACACAGGACTCATTGCACTGTCCTCGGCTGTGAAGCAATTGAAGCCACTCAGCTCGTGGCACATTGAGAGCGCTTTGCGTGAACTGATTATATCCCAGAAACGCATTGAATTGGACTTGGAAGCATGCCAAAAGCACTCGCCACCACCCTTTAGCATTCCCGATATACCCGTTTCTTATGATGAGTCCTATGAGCCTCAGACAACCAAGGTGCATGCTAGAAACCAAGCTGGCAAGCAGGTGGATCTAGTGCAGGCCTGGAGCATAAAGGAGCCGAGTCAGCAAA GTTCCAGCTCCTTTTATGCGAGTGCTTATGCAAATGCTCCTCAGTCGAAACCAAAACCTGCCAATAGAAATTATGGAGCCAGTCCAGCTAAGCCCGAACCTGGTCATGCAGTGTCCTGGCAACAACCGCTGCCCTGGGAAAGCTACGCCGCAGCCCCAGCACCATCTCCCAAGCCTAAGCAATCTGGAGCAGGACGTAAACGACCAGCACCCAACTCCAAACCTTGTGCTCAGCAACAGTCACCCAATCCAAGTCACTATGCGCCAGCAGCTAGCTATGAAGCCCCACCACCACAATCCCATTCCCGCCAAGAATATCAGCAAAAGGGTTCCAAGCCCGGCCAAGCCATATCCTGGTATAGCGTTGACGCCCAAGCAGACAGCTATTAA
- the LOC133839266 gene encoding membrane-associated progesterone receptor component 1-like: MDTQNTIETDATVEESSSFLAAAFREIFYSPMNLALLSIIVFLVYKIVRDRTEGPGARDLSQQQAEPELPKLRRDFTIKELRPYDGNQPDGRVLVAVNGNVYDVTKGKRFYGPGGPYATFAGRDASRNLATFSVVANEKDEYDDLSDLGAMEMDSVRDWDMQFKEKYDYVGKLLRNGEQPTDYDNENDDDDDVPPVAADDKKKRLEWWKA, encoded by the coding sequence ATGGACACGCAAAACACAATTGAGACTGATGCAACAGTCGAGGAATCTTCATCATTTCTGGCAGCGGCATTTCGCGAAATCTTCTACAGTCCCATGAACCTTGCTCTGCTTTCCATCATCGTCTTCTTGGTCTATAAAATAGTGCGTGATCGCACAGAAGGTCCCGGGGCTCGCGACTTGTCTCAGCAACAGGCGGAACCAGAATTACCAAAGTTGAGACGTGACTTTACGATCAAGGAGCTGCGACCCTATGATGGCAATCAACCGGATGGTCGCGTCTTGGTTGCTGTGAATGGTAATGTCTATGACGTCACAAAGGGAAAACGTTTCTATGGTCCTGGCGGACCATATGCTACATTCGCCGGACGCGATGCATCGCGTAATTTAGCCACATTCAGTGTGGTGGCCAATGAGAAGGATGAGTACGATGATCTGAGTGATCTGGGCGCCATGGAAATGGATTCAGTGCGTGATTGGGATATGCAGTTCAAGGAAAAATACGATTATGTGGGCAAGTTGCTGCGTAACGGTGAGCAGCCTACTGACTATGATAAcgagaacgatgatgatgatgatgtgccGCCCGTCGCTGCTGatgacaagaaaaaaagattAGAGTGGTGGAAAGCATAG
- the LOC133839258 gene encoding acyl-coenzyme A diphosphatase NUDT19 isoform X2: protein MASVTKYRTSASLILVAPPSTASGSNDYNLLMLKRSDATAIVQNQCVFPGGMLDIVGDESVAWLEYFDQFGVPEVALRRLVLISDHRPGLLAPQGNGCYDRFFKRTKIWAREIILRLTALRECFEEVGILLCRTREQLAHLNDDHLLAQFQQNFDRDAWQRRVHNKPSEFLDLCRELKVVPDLWALQEWSAWASPAIIKKGQVTAFFMAFVNTQPSLHVEPSEVKDCLWNTPKELLTLYHHGELWFLPPQIYELSRLLGIEDYKKLHAFAVQRSKLGATLFLPVVYSCSDSMVYALPGDEFYVPEPHLVSDVISFPGTASDLRSRSKRIHRYEYKNQTAMELYLNFEAPNGHLAPQKFSFELHKL from the exons atggCATCTGTTACAAAATATCGCACATCGGCGAGTCTCATTTTGGTTGCGCCGCCATCAACGGCATCAGGTAGCAACGATTATAAT CTGCTTATGCTGAAACGTAGCGATGCCACGGCCATAGTACAAAATCAGTGCGTTTTCCCTGGCGGCATGTTGGACATCGTTGGCGATGAAAGCGTTGCTTGGCTGGAATACTTCGATCAATTTGGTGTCCCAGAAGTTGCACTGCGTCGTTTGGTGCTAATCAGTGATCATCGACCTGGATTGTTGGCGCCCCAGGGCAACGGTTGCTATGATCGTTTCTTTAAACGTACAAAAATTTGGGCACG AGAGATAATACTACGTTTAACTGCACTGCGTGAATGCTTCGAGGAAGTTGGAATTCTTTTGTGTCGGACACGAGAGCAACTGGCGCATCTTAATGATGATCATCTGTTGGCGCAGTTCCAGCAAAACTTTGATCGGGACGCGTGGCAACGACGTGTTCATAACAAACCCAGCGAATTTCTTGATCTGTGTCGGGAATTAAAAGTGGTTCCAGATTTGTGGGCACTACAGGAGTGGTCTGCTTGGGCTAGTCCAGCTATTATCAAAAAAGGGCAAGTT ACGGCTTTCTTTATGGCTTTTGTGAATACTCAACCTAGTCTACATGTGGAACCCTCTGAAGTCAAAGATTGCCTG tggAACACACCCAAGGAACTGTTAACTCTATATCACCATGGAGAGCTGTGGTTTTTGCCACCACAAATCTATGAACTGTCGCGTCTGCTGGGCATTGAAGATTATAAGAAACTTCACGCGTTCGCTGTTCAGCGTAGTAAGCTGGGAGCTACTTTGTTTTTACCTGTCGTTTATAGTTGCAGCGATAGCATGGTTTATGCGCTGCCAG GTGACGAGTTTTATGTGCCTGAGCCGCATTTGGTCAGCGATGTAATTAGTTTTCCAGGGACAGCTTCTGATCTTAGATCCCGTTCCAAGCGTATACATCGTTATGAGTATAAAAACCAGACGGCTATGGAActgtatttaaatttcgaaGCCCCAAATGGACATTTGGCTCCCCAGAAGTTTTCTTTCGAGTTGCATAAGCTTTAA